AGCGTAATGGTGTCAGTGCAGAGATGCTGACGAAGCTGCAAAAACATTCTCCGCTCGGGCAGATACTGGCGGCTGGGTTGAAGAATGTGAAAAGCTCCCGGGAGGTGATGAAGGAATCGATTGAGGAAGCAGGCCGGGTAATCGCGCATGAGCTCAATCGCTATCTGACGACACTGGGTACGATTGCTGCACTAAGTCCGTTGATGGGATTGTTTGGCACCTTGGTCGGTATGATTGAAATTTTCGGTTCCAGCTCACCGGCCGGCAGCAATCCGGCACAGCTGGCTTATGGGATTTCAGTGGCATTGTATAATGCCGCGTTCGGCATTCTCGTCGCAATTCCGAGTATGATTTTTTATCGCCATTTTCGAGCTAAGGTTGATGATTTTGTAATTGAAATGGAATTACAAGCATTAAAATTAGTGGAGATTGTACATGGCGAACGGGACAGCTGATTGTTGTCTACCCGTTCCATCAACGTTGATCTGTCCTTAAAATTAATCGGATTTTAAATGTTTCGCGCTGCAGTTCGCGGGCTGTAATAGGGGGATTTTATGAGCAACCGGCGTTCATTGGTGACTGGCGGCGGCGGTTTTATCGGATCGCATCTGGTAAGGCAATTACAGGAAAATGGCGATATCGTCAGAGTACTGGAACTACCGGATGTTCCTTTGCCGGCCAATGTGGAAGTTGTGCGCGGCACGATTTGTGATCCTCATGTGGTTCGTAAAGCGCTAAAAGGGGTTCAAAGGCTCTATCACTTGGCGGGCAACCCTAATTTATGGGCGCAGAAAAAAAGTGATTTTAACCGGGTTAATTTTGAAGGAACCCGGACTATTTTTGCTGAAGCGGCAAAGCATGATCTTGAAGTAATCGTGTATACTTCGACCGAATCGATAGTGACTGGAAATGCGCTTAGGAACGTACCGGCATTTTCCGCATTGGAGTGTCAATT
This is a stretch of genomic DNA from Nitrosomonas sp. sh817. It encodes these proteins:
- a CDS encoding MotA/TolQ/ExbB proton channel family protein; its protein translation is MLSLIQAAGWPIWPIIIASVVAIGIIGERMWTLRLNVISPKELLPKVLNEYKRNGVSAEMLTKLQKHSPLGQILAAGLKNVKSSREVMKESIEEAGRVIAHELNRYLTTLGTIAALSPLMGLFGTLVGMIEIFGSSSPAGSNPAQLAYGISVALYNAAFGILVAIPSMIFYRHFRAKVDDFVIEMELQALKLVEIVHGERDS